One region of Triticum aestivum cultivar Chinese Spring chromosome 6B, IWGSC CS RefSeq v2.1, whole genome shotgun sequence genomic DNA includes:
- the LOC123135849 gene encoding eukaryotic translation initiation factor 3 subunit J-A, translating into MEDWENDDFQPIAPVVKAQPLKSNWEDEDVDEDDVKESWEEEEEKPKPVEKPAPKPSAKAAVKKGKQPSTSTEVVEDDVLDDPISEKLRQQRLVEEADFKATAELFAKKDGSEKSLETFIPKSESDFAEYAELIANKIRPYEKSFHYMGLLKNVMRLSMTPLKGADAKEISSSVTAIANEKIKAEKEAAAGKKKGGAKKKQLHIEKGEEDFVAGPGASFDDPDEFDFM; encoded by the exons AGAATGATGATTTTCAACCAATCGCACCTGTTGTGAAAGCCCAACCTCTTAAAAGTAACtgggaagatgaagatgtggatgaaGATGATGTCAAAGAATCatgggaagaggaggaagag AAACCTAAACCTGTAGAAAAGCCTGCTCCAAAACCTAGTGCTAAAGCTGCTGTGAAAAAAGGCAAACAGCCCTCAACGAGTACTGAAGTAGTGGAAGATGATGTTCTTGATGATCCTATTTCAGAGAAGCTTCGCCAACAAAG GCTAGTGGAAGAAGCTGACTTCAAGGCAACAGCAGAGCTTTTTGCAAAGAAGGACGGCAGTGAAAAGTCACTAGAGACTTTCATCCCGAAGTCTGAGAGCGACTTTGCGGAATATGCTGAGCTTATCGCAAACAAAATTCGCCCCTATGAG AAAAGCTTTCACTACATGGGTCTACTTAAGAATGTCATGAGACTTTCCATGACACCGTTAAAAGGTGCGGATGCGAAAGAAATATCCTCCTCGGTCACGGCAATTGCCAATGAAAAGATCAAGGCTGAGAAAGAAGCTGCAGCAGGCAAAAAGAAAGGAG GAGCAAAAAAGAAGCAGCTCCATATAGAGAAAGGAGAGGAGGACTTTGTTGCCGGACCGGGTGCATCTTTTGATGATCCCGACGAGTTCGACTTCATGTGA